Sequence from the Thalassoglobus sp. JC818 genome:
TCGTGAAGAAAATCGAAATCCCGGTGCGGATAGATTCGCAGCTTGGCTTTTGAGTGCCGTGCTCCATCGATCAGGCTGGCATGATTCAGCCGATCACAGAACACAACATCGGCACTCCCCACGCACGACGCGATCGTTCCGAAATTGGCGGCGAATCCGGTCGGAAACAGGATCGCTGCTTCTGTCTTCTTGAAGGCAGCGAGTTTTCGCTCCAGCGCAGCATGCCAGTTTGTTCGTCCGGAAACGAGCGCGCTCGCCCTTGCGCCAACTCCGCTCTCGAGAGCTGACCGGGCTGCTGCGATGACAGTCGGATGCGAGGCGAGTCCGAGATAATCGTTTCCCGAAAAGTTCCATAGCCGCTTCCCGTCGATTTCGCATTGTCCGCCTGAGATCGGGACCACTTCGCGAGCACGTCGGCGCAACGTTTTCTGGTCGAGTCGCGTCAGTTCCTCGTCGATCCAGTCATACGGTCCGGGAATCATCGTTAGGTCAGTCGGATGTCGTGATTGCTCAGCCGACGATAACCATCTTCGGTGATCAGGTAATTGTGCTCGATACGCATTCCACCGATCCCCTTGACGTAAGCTCCAGGTTCGAGCGTAACGACATCTCCCGCCCGCAACGTGTCAGTCGAGTCGGGAACAAGAATAGGCGCTTCGGGATGTGCGAGTCCGAGGCCATGACCTGCATGGTGAGTGAAGCAGTCTTGCCGACCAGCTTCAACATACGGAGCGAACACGGCAGCATGGACGTCGCTCGCTTTTGCTCCTGCTTTCAGAGCTTTTTCACCGCCAGCCATTCCCGCGAGACAGATGTTATGCAGTTCGACAACTTCAGCACTCGGCTCACCGACAGAAACGGTATTCGTGAAGTCGCTTCGATATCCGTCGAGGACCACTGAGTAATCGAGGACGAACAAATCCCCTTGCTCCAGTGTTCGTCCGGGACCTTTCGGAAGACCTCCGGTTTTCGGCTCGGATGCAAAGTTCGCGCGGAAGTCACCGTATACCAGACCGGGCCGATTGGCGGCTCCAATCGCTGCGTATTGAACTTCGCGATAAATTTCGAGTTCCGTTACTCCTTCGCGAACGACCTCGAAGAGCCTAGCCTGACCAGCTTCGCCAGCTCGCATGCACTCTTCCATCAGAGCAATTTCATCGGGCTCCTTTGTGCGTCGAAGATCACGCAAGATGGTGCCGAGGTCAATCAGGTCGGAATCCCCAGCTTCCTGATCGGCAGATGAGAGGAACGTCTCGGATTTGAGGGCTTGTGTGGCTCCCAATGGAAGCCACTCTGCTTCGACGAGTCCGGTTCGAGAACCGAGATCGGCTGATGCTTCCTTGAGGGCTTGCAGCAACGCGTGGTCTCGATTGATGACGGAATGTTTGTGGTCGTACCAGGGAAACACGACTTCCCGGTCGACATACGGTTCGTGAACGGCCGACCGAATGGCGAAGTTGTCGCCGATCACAGTCGTTTTGCCGCTGCGTTCGAGGAGCAGGAGGCCCCGTTCTCCTCCGGAAAAGCTGAGAGGCTGCACCCAGAAATTGGCGAGGTACTGAACATGTCGGGGATCAGCGACCAGCAGCCAGTCAATTTCGGAGGGGATTCTTTCCCACAGTCGGTTCCGGCGGGTCAGGCATCCTTCTTGAGTCAGCATGGATCAATGTTCCGTTGGAGGCTTCTGGTAATAATTCTCGCGAAATCACACGAGCAAACTGTGCAAATCTGGGGCAAGCTGTCCGTTCGAGTAGATAAGGCAGGGCATTTGCCCGAGAGATGGAGACAAACGGAACAGCCTCTTGCTCGGATTGTAACGTCCTTCAAACCACATGAAAATCGCTCTGCCGAACAGCATTTTGGTTCTCGTTTGAGTCAGGACGGTGCCCGATATTTGCGTCACTCGATAGACTCACCCCCCTGACAATCGCTACCCTCCTCCGCACTCAAAACGAGTTTCGCATCAACGTCCTCAAGGTTGACTCAAGTCTCTTGAGGATTCGTGCATTTGCACTGCACTCCGGGTTGTGGAATGTCTCGCCTTACAGAAGAATTGTCACGCTGATGCTAAGCAACTCTTTTTGAAGAGTCAGTGACTCTTCGAATCCACCTTCCCTATCCACCAACTGCTTGACCGAATGCAGCCTCTCCGATTTCATCCGATTTTCAAACGCGCGGTCTGGGGTGGGCGTCGACTGGGGTCTGAGTTCGGAAAACCAATCGGCCCGGGCGACGACTACGCCGAGAGTTGGGAAATTTCCGACCTTCCGGAATTCGAAAGCCGGATCAAGGGTGGCGAGTTCGACGGGGAATCATTCCATCAGATGATGGTCACTCACCGCCAGCAGGTTCTCGGGAAACACGCCAATCGAGACCGTTTTCCCATTCTGGTCAAGTTTCTCGACGCGAATCATCCACTCTCAGTTCAAGTACATCCGGGGCATCAACAGGCGACCGCGAAACACGCCAGCGGTGAGAGCAAAGCGGAACTCTGGATCGTGCTCGACGCCGTCGCTGGAAGTCAGGTCTGTGCAGGGCTGAAAGATGGAGTCGACCGACGGCAGCTGGAAGAGGCGGTCGCGAACCAGACGATTCCGGATTGCCTACATACGTTTGATGTTCACCCGGGGGATTATCTGTTCCTCCCGCCGGGAACAGTTCACAGCCTGGGTGAGGGAGTTCTGATCGCTGAGGTGCAGCAGTCGTGCGACGTCACCTATCGTCTTCATGACTGGAACCGCATGGGGTCGGACGGAAAACCTCGTGAGCTGCATATCCCGCAAGCACTGGATTCGATCGACTATTCTCTCGGTCCTGTGCGTCCGCTTGTCACGACTCCACGTGAGTCGGGACCGTTTCAGGAAGTTCTGATCGACAACGAGTACTTTGCTGTTCACCGCTTGTCCGGTCCTTCAACGACCGAAGTCCCATGTGATGATCGAGCCCACGTTCTCACGCTTCTCTCGGGGACAGCTCGCATCTTGAGTGAAGACGTTCATTCGATGATCAAAGCTGACACAATTCTGCTCCCTGCAGAACGTTCCACAACACACATCGAACTCACGACCGATGCTGTGCTCATCGACGCCTTTCTCGGCGATCGCTCGGCTTGAGAATTCGACAGGGCTTTTCCAACTCCAGCGTCTGAGTGAGCCCACAACCTCCCCACTTCGTTGTCGGTATGACGACGCAAGTCGCGATAATGACACACGTTGCGACGCGCTCTATGTTCGCGCTCTCGGGCCAAAAGTCTATTGCTGGTAACAGCTTGTCGAAAATGTGCGCTGGAATTCCGGTCTCGGTTCGCGAGTTGCGTTTTGAATTCTCCTGAACCGGCCAAAACTGCCGAGCAGCGTTTTCCTCAACACTTTTCCTTCTCGAATCCAGTGATGCTCAAGTGCAAATGCAGCATCAATTGAGAAGGACGAAGATCAGGCGAACGCTTCGGCAGAGGCACGGTGCTTTGAGCATCTGCAATCAATTTGGCTTCCCGTCCGCAACTTCGACAATGGAGCGTTAAAATGAAAACGAAACTTCTCGCAATTGCTGCTGTGGCTGGCTTGTCTTGCCTCTTCCTCTCCGAAACCGCCGAAGCAGGCGGGATCTGTTACGGCCCGAGCTACGGCTACGGAGGGTATTACGGCGGAGGCGGCTATTATCGCAATCCCGGCTACCGCAACAACGATCGCTACTACGGATACGGTGGCTTCGACCGCGATCGACACCACCACCATCATCACCACGACTACTACCGCGGACGTTCGAATCGCGGCTACGGATACGGTCCGAGTTTTGGTGTCCGAACTCCGAGCTTCGGCCTCTACATTCGCTAGAGCAAGTTGGTCTTTCTGGTGCACTCGCTTGAACTTTTCTATCAGGTAGAAGGCTGAGTCTGCTCGTGCGAGCGAGTGCCGACCCAAACAGAAAATGTTCGAGTGGCAACAGGTGATCGATTGAGCATCGTTCGCGATGGTCTTCGCGAATCGCATCTGATCAAAGATGAACATGTTCGAGTCATTCACCGCGACGACGACTCTTCCACACACTCACTCATCAGGCGATGGACTTCCCTTTGAGTGAGTGTGTTTTCTTTTGCCCCAACCGCCACCTCCGGGTGTCAGGATCGTCAATTTGTCGCCCGCTTCAACTTGAAGATGAACACACCCATCGAGCTTGACCGTCTCACCAGACGCACGCGTCAACAGGTTCTCTCCTGCTTGACCATCAGAACCTCCGCTCAAACCGAAGGGGAGATAATCCCCGCGTCGCTGAGTCAGAAGCGAGACCTTCAGAGGTTTTTCGAAGACGAGTGTTCTCGAGATTCCGGCGCCGCCGGAGAACTCTCCGGAACCCCCTGACCCTCTTCGAATCGAAAACTGTTCCACTCTCACGGGGTATCGATGTTCGATGACTTCCACATCTGTCAATCGAGTGTTCGTCATGTGAGAATGAACAGCATCGGCGCCGTTTCCAGTCGATGTGGCTCCAACGCCGCCGCAGATCGTTTCGTAGTATCCGAATGTTTCATCGCCGAATGTCAGGTTGTTCATCGTCCCCTGACTGGCTGCAGCTTTTTTCAATGCTCCCAGCAAGACATCAACAACCCGCTGAGACGTTTCCACGTTTCCGCCCACAATCGCCGCGCATTGTCTCGGATCAGAATAGCTGGGCGGATTCAGAAGAGACTCCGGCAGGATGATCGACAGTGGCATCAAAACGCCTTCGTTGAGCGGGATCGATTCATCGATCAGACAACGAAAGACATACATGCACGCGGCGGTGACGATCGCACGATTTGCATTTAAGTTCGAATCGAGAACTGGATCGGTCCCCGTAAAGTCGATCGTGGCTGTCTCTCCAGCAATCGTGATCTTAACGGCAATCTTCGCTCCGTTATCGAGGTGATCGGCAAAGTCGTAATCTCCGTCTGCCAACTGGTGCAGAGCGCGTCGCATTTTCTTTGCTGCGAGATCCTGAATGTGTTGCATGTACGTCAGCACAACATCCTGCCCAGCTTCGTGAATCATCTCCAGCAGCAGTTTTTCACCAGTGCGATTGGCAGCGACCTGTGCCTGAAGATCAGCGAGGTTGTCTTCCGGGTTTCTCGAGGGAAATTCCCCAGACGTGAGCTTCGTACGCAACTCTGCTTCATGTGAGACACCACCTTCAACCAGCTTGAACGGTCGGATTAAGACTCCTTCTTCGCTCAACGATTTCGAGAAAGGTGGCATACTGCCGGGAGTCATTCCGCCAATTTCCGCATGATGTGCTCGGCTGGCAGTGAAGAACAATAATTGACCCGACGTTTGATCATGGACGGGAGTAATCACCGTCACGTCAGGAAGATGTGACCCGCCGGAATAAGGATCGTTCGTGACGATGACATCGCCCCGCGCAAGGTCGGGGAATTTCTTCATGACCGCACGAACTGTTTCTCCCATCGCTCCCAGGTGAACCGGAATGTGGGGAGCGTTGACGACTAGCTGTCCGTTGGCGTCGAAGATCGCGCAGCTAAAGTCGAGCCGTTCTTTTACGTTTGTCGAGATAGATGTCTTTTGAAGCGTCGCTCCCATCTGCTCAGCGATCGAGGCAAACTGATGATTGAAAACTTCAAGGCGAATTGGGTCCGGAGCAGATTCT
This genomic interval carries:
- a CDS encoding Xaa-Pro peptidase family protein, translated to MLTQEGCLTRRNRLWERIPSEIDWLLVADPRHVQYLANFWVQPLSFSGGERGLLLLERSGKTTVIGDNFAIRSAVHEPYVDREVVFPWYDHKHSVINRDHALLQALKEASADLGSRTGLVEAEWLPLGATQALKSETFLSSADQEAGDSDLIDLGTILRDLRRTKEPDEIALMEECMRAGEAGQARLFEVVREGVTELEIYREVQYAAIGAANRPGLVYGDFRANFASEPKTGGLPKGPGRTLEQGDLFVLDYSVVLDGYRSDFTNTVSVGEPSAEVVELHNICLAGMAGGEKALKAGAKASDVHAAVFAPYVEAGRQDCFTHHAGHGLGLAHPEAPILVPDSTDTLRAGDVVTLEPGAYVKGIGGMRIEHNYLITEDGYRRLSNHDIRLT
- a CDS encoding type I phosphomannose isomerase catalytic subunit translates to MQPLRFHPIFKRAVWGGRRLGSEFGKPIGPGDDYAESWEISDLPEFESRIKGGEFDGESFHQMMVTHRQQVLGKHANRDRFPILVKFLDANHPLSVQVHPGHQQATAKHASGESKAELWIVLDAVAGSQVCAGLKDGVDRRQLEEAVANQTIPDCLHTFDVHPGDYLFLPPGTVHSLGEGVLIAEVQQSCDVTYRLHDWNRMGSDGKPRELHIPQALDSIDYSLGPVRPLVTTPRESGPFQEVLIDNEYFAVHRLSGPSTTEVPCDDRAHVLTLLSGTARILSEDVHSMIKADTILLPAERSTTHIELTTDAVLIDAFLGDRSA